CATGCCCTCTTGAACTTTTGCTTACCTGGCCCACCTCTCCGATAATACTTGCATAAAAACGACGCAAGTTTTCATTTAAAAACTCTATGTATTCCGCAACAGGAATTGGCTGATCTACTTCTCCTACTTGATGAAAGATTGAGTCTTTACCTATTTGCATAAATTCCGAGTATCCTTATTTATGCTATTTATTATACAACAACATAATTCCAATACCTACCTGAAGGCCTCGACCTCTAATATTTGTCGTGTAAAATCTATTGTCTTAATTCCCTTATACAGATAGATTTCTATCTAGAATGTCAGAGAATATATACACAGGATCATCAAGCAGCACATATATATCTGACTTCGTGTTTGCAGGGATTGATGGGGCTGTAACAACTTTCGCCGTGGTATCGGGTGTCGAAGGGGCATCACTTTCCGCATCAATCGTGCTTATTTTAGGCTTCGCCAATCTCCTGGCCGACGGTTTCTCAATGGCCGTAGGGAACTACATGAGCTTGAAATCAACACACGAATATATTCAGAAAGCAAAAAGGATAGAGGAGTCTCACATAGATAAAGATCCAGAGAAAGAGAAACATGAAATTAGAGAAATATTCAGAGAAAAAGGGTTCACAGGCAAGCAGTTAGATGATGCGGTCGACATTATTACGAGCGATAGAAAGATTTGGTTAGATACGATGATGAAAGATGAACTGGGAATAATTGAAGAACACAAATCACCCTTAAAAGGCGCCTTTGTAACCTTTTTCGCTTTTAACATAATCGGGATTATCCCGCTTCTCGCATACTTATTTTCTCGCTTTTCTAACTCAATAAACTCGGAAGCCTTTCCAATATCAATCCTTTTGACGTCCTGCGCGCTGTTCATTGTTGGCTCGATCAAAGGTAAGATTGTAGAAACCAATTGGATCATCTCAGGAGTAGGAACGCTATTTATGGGTGGTGCCGCCGCCGTAATTGCATATTTAGTGGGACATTTCCTTAGAGGTCTTGCTATGTAGACAATCCATCCAGACATATTGTATTATATAGGATCATTAAAGGTGGCTATTTGATGAATCAAGCGGAATATGTTACTAAATTACGCAAAAGGAGTTAATATATGAACACATTTAACCTTATCGTTCTATCAATACTGTCTTTAATATTGATTATTACTACCCTCGAATTTTCCTTTTCGGAGAATCGCCACGAACCAGATCAATCAATTTCCGTAACAGATAGTCTCGAGGAGGAAGAAGATCAGGTTAATGAGGACCTTTATCATGGTGATGAA
Above is a window of Thermodesulfobacteriota bacterium DNA encoding:
- a CDS encoding VIT1/CCC1 transporter family protein, with the translated sequence MSENIYTGSSSSTYISDFVFAGIDGAVTTFAVVSGVEGASLSASIVLILGFANLLADGFSMAVGNYMSLKSTHEYIQKAKRIEESHIDKDPEKEKHEIREIFREKGFTGKQLDDAVDIITSDRKIWLDTMMKDELGIIEEHKSPLKGAFVTFFAFNIIGIIPLLAYLFSRFSNSINSEAFPISILLTSCALFIVGSIKGKIVETNWIISGVGTLFMGGAAAVIAYLVGHFLRGLAM